CGGCCCGCGCGGCACCGACAAGCTCTTCTCCACCAACTGGATCATGCCCATGGCGATGCGCCAGCTTGGCCCCGGCGAGCTCAGCCTCCGCGCAATGTTCTCGCTTGAACCTGCTACTATCACCGGCCGCCAGTACCCTCTGCTCTTCCAGCAGGGCGAGACCGCCTTCGGCAAGCCCATCATCGACGGCCAGCATCCGCACAACTTCTTCATGGAGGTCGCCGCCCTCTACGACATCCACCTCGGCGAACGCTCGCTCCTCAGCCTCTACGCCGCTCCCGTTGGAGACCCCGCAATCGGCCCCACTGCCTACCCGCACCGCCTCTCCGCATCTGAGAACCCACTCGCAGCCCTCGGCCACCACCAGGAAGACTCCACCCACATCGCCTACAACGTCCTCACCGCAGGCCTCACCTTCCACTCGGTCCGTGTGGAAGCCTCGGGCTTCCACGGCGCCGAACCTACCGAGCAGCGCTGGGGATTCCAGCCGTCACCCAACGGCCACGCCATCGACAGCTACTCCTCCCGCATCACCTTTTCACCCCGCCCCAACTGGAGCGCGCAATACTCCATAGCCCACCTAAACAGCCCGGAATCGCTTTACCCAAATGACGCTCAGCAGCGTCAAACCGCCTCCATCATGTACAACCGCCCCCTCCACAACGGCAACTGGTCGAACACTCTCGTCTGGGGCCGCACCAAATCCCTCTCCGACCACAGCAAAGAGAACAGCTACCTCCTCGAATCCCTGATCAAGTTCCGCACCCGCAACTACGCCTGGACGCGCATCGAGAACGCCGGCCGCTCCAACGAGCTTCTCTTCTCTTCCGGCTCGCCGCTCCCTCCCAACTTTGTAGAGTCCCCCATCGGACACGTCGCTGCCTACAGCTTCGGCTACGACCGCGACTACCGCATCGCCTCACACCTCCTCGCCGCCCCCGGAGCCCAATTCACCACCTACTCCACGCCCGACGCGCTCGTCTCCGCCTACGGCCGCCACCCCTTCGGAGCGGCCATCTTCGTCCGCCTCCGCATCACGCAATAGACAGGTGCAAAATAGAGCCAGCCCCGTGACCCTCTACGTCGCCACCTCGAACCCCGGCAAGCTACGCGACTTCGCCGCCGCCGATACCCTCCACATCCCCATCGAGCCCCTGCCTAACCTGGCCGACATCGCGCCGCCGCCCGAAGACGAGCCCACCTTCGAAGGCAACGCCATCGCCAAGGCCCTCTACTACTCCCACCACGCGCCCGGCGAGATCGTCATCGCCGACGACTCCGGCCTCGAAGTCGACGCCCTCCACGGAGCCCCCGGCGTCCGCTCCGCTCGCTTCGCCGAAGACCACAACTTCCTCCCCATGTCGCCGCTCCCTCCCGACGAGCGCAACAACCTCTACCTCGTCGAAACCCTCACCGGAGTTCCCCTCAGCGACCGCGAGGCGCGCTACCACTGCGTCCTCGCCGCCGCGCGCAACGGCCACATCCTCGCCATCGGCCACGGAGCCGTCGAAGGCGAGATCCTCACTGCACCCCGCGGCTCCGGCGGCTTCGGCTACGACCCGCTCTTCTACCTCCCCACGCACCACCGCACCATGGCCGAGCTCGACCTCGCAACCAAGCTCACCCTCAGCCATCGCGGCCGGGCCTTTGCAGCGCTGCTCAAGGAACTCGAGCCGCACCTCTCTTCCGCTAAGTTCACTTAATCGCACAAACTTACCGATAACCGCACGAAACACGCCCTGTTTTCTTGACGCTGGCAAGACCATAGCGGAATAATCAGCCTGCCGCACAAATCCATCCGCAGGTGCGCGCCCAAATCATCCCAAGGAGCCTTCATGGCAACTGCCGCACCGCCATCCCCGCCCGCCGCTCAGCCCCACCCGGGTATCAAGGGCGGCGTGCAACCGCTACGTGCCGGCCAGGGCCACTCCTTCTTCTGGCGCAAGCTGCACTCGCTCACCGGCATCGTCCCCATCGGCGCCTTCCTGATCGAGCACATCGTCTCCAACTTCGAGATCGTCAACGGCCCGCTGGCCTACGCCAAGCAGGTCCTCTTCCTCAACTCCCTCCCGCTCGTCCGCGTCCTCGAATGGACCCTCATCTTCATCCCGCTCGCCTACCACGCCCTCTACGGCGTCTTCATCGCCATCCGCGGCCGCAACAACGTAAACGTCTACCCCTGGGCCGGCAACTGGATGTACCTCTCCCAGCGCGTCACCGGCATCATCGCGCTCCTTTATATCGGCTACCACGTCTGGAGCCAGCGCTTCAGCGGCGTCAGCCTCCCCGACCACCCCGGCGCAGCCTTCCACAAAGTCCAGGTCGAGCTCTCGAATCCGTGGATGGTCGCCATCTACGTCATCGCGATGGTCGCCACCACCTGGCACTTCGCCTACGGTATCTGGCTTTTCGCCGCCAAGTGGGGCATCACCCCCGGCGACAAGGCCCGCAAGCGCTTCGGCTACGTCTGCGCCGTCGTCGGCATCGCGCTCTGTCTCATGGGACTCGCCAGCATCTACGCCGTCGTCAATGCACCGCCGGCCCCAGAAGACGTCATGCCCGAGCAGCCGTCAATCACCCTGTCCGTGCCAGCAACGAATTCCGCGCAACCGGGACTGGTACGACAATGACACGTTTGCGAATCCTGCAAGCATTCGAGGTTGTACTAGTTCTTGCTCTGCTGTTTGGAATTGTCGAGGAATTTCGTGATCCTCAATGGCCGGGGGTCGTCGGGATTGCCGTCAACCTTCTATGGCAATATGTGACTTTATTGGCGATTCGTAGACAAAAGAGCATCGCACAACTCACACCGCATGAACAAACAACAGTAATGAACCAGCAGCGAGCAATACTCAAGCCTTTATTCATTGGCGGGTTTTCACTCTTCGCCGTACTAATGATTAGCGTTGGGCTGTTTCTTTCTCACGCATATTCAATTCGAACATTCGCTTTTGTCGTCGTGATCGCAAGCGCACTCGCGTTCAGTTTCCTCTTATTTAGCTTTACTCGACTGCGAAAGAGACAGGGATAGGAACCTCATGGCAGCAACACCCAGAATCATCGTAGTAGGCGGCGGACTCGCCGGCCTCTCCGCCGTCATCAAGATCGCCGAAGCGGGCGGCAAGGTCGACCTCTTCTCTATCGTCCCCGTCAAGCGCTCGCACTCCGTCTGCGCTCAGGGAGGCATCAACGCCGCCAAGAACCTCAAGGGCGAAGGCGACGACGTCTTCAAGCACTTCGACGACACCATCTACGGCGGCGACTTCCTCGCGAATCAA
The Edaphobacter bradus genome window above contains:
- a CDS encoding non-canonical purine NTP pyrophosphatase — translated: MTLYVATSNPGKLRDFAAADTLHIPIEPLPNLADIAPPPEDEPTFEGNAIAKALYYSHHAPGEIVIADDSGLEVDALHGAPGVRSARFAEDHNFLPMSPLPPDERNNLYLVETLTGVPLSDREARYHCVLAAARNGHILAIGHGAVEGEILTAPRGSGGFGYDPLFYLPTHHRTMAELDLATKLTLSHRGRAFAALLKELEPHLSSAKFT
- a CDS encoding succinate dehydrogenase, producing MATAAPPSPPAAQPHPGIKGGVQPLRAGQGHSFFWRKLHSLTGIVPIGAFLIEHIVSNFEIVNGPLAYAKQVLFLNSLPLVRVLEWTLIFIPLAYHALYGVFIAIRGRNNVNVYPWAGNWMYLSQRVTGIIALLYIGYHVWSQRFSGVSLPDHPGAAFHKVQVELSNPWMVAIYVIAMVATTWHFAYGIWLFAAKWGITPGDKARKRFGYVCAVVGIALCLMGLASIYAVVNAPPAPEDVMPEQPSITLSVPATNSAQPGLVRQ